In Juglans regia cultivar Chandler chromosome 5, Walnut 2.0, whole genome shotgun sequence, the following are encoded in one genomic region:
- the LOC109022335 gene encoding beta-hexosaminidase 2-like, producing MESMLVIIRLALCLLALFQLSSGSGINVWPKPRTFSWPNPQATLLSPAFAIAAPNHTFLSSAVERYLRLVHTEHHFPLVNPSVNLTPSNLPPLRTLSIVVSDLKAPLQHGVDESYSLSIPTSGPAKLTANTAWGAMRGLETFSQLVWGYPSVVAVGVYVWDAPLFGHRGIMLDTSRNYYPVKDILRTIGAMSANKLNVFHWHITDSHSFPLVVPSEPDLAAKGSYGPDMQYSPNDIKTIVQFGLEHGVRVLPEIDSPGHTGSWAEAYPEIVACANMFWWPAGSEWADRLASEPGTGHLNPLNPKTYQVLKNVIHDVAALFPEPFFHAGADEIIPGCWKADPAINFFLSNGGTLSQLLEIFVNSTLPYILSLNRTVVYWEDVLLDDNVKVPTTVLPREHTILQTWNNGPSNTKRIVSSGYKTIVSSSDFYYLDCGHGEFLGNDSQYIAGAKSKDGGSWCGPFKTWQTIYNYDITYGLSKEEAKLVLGGEVALWSEQADRTVLDARIWPRASAMAETLWSGNRDEMGMRSYAGATDRLNEWRYRMVQRGVKAEPLQPLWCVRNPGMCNTVQGF from the exons ATGGAGTCGATGCTTGTCATCATACGCCTAGCATTGTGCTTATTGGCACTTTTTCAACTCTCCTCTGGCTCTGGAATCAACGTGTGGCCAAAACCAAGGACCTTCTCATGGCCCAACCCTCAGGCCACGCTGCTCTCACCTGCCTTCGCTATTGCTGCTCCAAACCACACCTTCCTCTCCTCCGCCGTCGAACGCTACCTCCGCCTTGTCCACACCGAGCACCATTTTCCCCTTGTCAACCCCTCCGTCAACCTCACCCCCTCCAATCTTCCTCCTCTCCGCACCCTTTCCATCGTCGTCTCCGACCTCAAAGCCCCGCTCCAACATGGAGTGGATGAGTCCTACAGCCTCTCCATTCCCACTTCGGGGCCAGCTAAACTTACGGCGAATACCGCGTGGGGTGCCATGAGGGGCCTCGAGACGTTCTCGCAGCTCGTCTGGGGCTATCCCTCTGTGGTGGCGGTGGGCGTGTACGTTTGGGATGCTCCGCTCTTTGGGCACCGAGGAATTATGCTGGATACGTCTAGGAACTATTACCCAGTGAAGGATATATTGAGGACGATCGGGGCGATGAGTGCCAACAAGCTCAACGTGTTCCATTGGCACATCACGGATTCCCATTCGTTCCCGCTGGTGGTGCCGTCGGAACCTGATCTGGCGGCCAAGGGGTCTTATGGCCCTGATATGCAGTACTCCCCCAATGATATAAAGACGATTGTGCAGTTTGGTTTGGAGCACGGCGTTAGAGTTCTCCCGGAGATCGATTCCCCCG GCCATACGGGATCGTGGGCGGAAGCTTACCCAGAGATTGTGGCATGTGCAAACATGTTCTGGTGGCCTGCAGGAAGCGAGTGGGCAGACCGGCTGGCCTCTGAACCAGGAACCGGCCATTTGAACCCCTTGAACCCCAAGACGTACCAAGTCTTGAAAAACGTCATCCATGACGTGGCCGCGTTATTCCCAGAGCCATTCTTCCACGCCGGAGCGGATGAGATCATTCCTGGTTGTTGGAAAGCCGATCCAGCCATCAATTTCTTCCTCTCAAATGGTGGAACTCTCAGTCAGCTCCTGGAGATCTTTGTCAACTCAACTCTCCCTTATATTCTATCCCTTAACCGAACTGTGGTTTATTGGGAGGATGTTCTGCTTGATGACAATGTCAAGGTCCCAACAACAGTTCTTCCAAGAGAGCATACAATTTTACAAACTTGGAATAATGGCCCTAGCAATACCAAGCGGATTGTTTCTTCTGGGTACAAGACCATTGTGTCCTCTTCAGACTTCTATTATCTGGATTGTGGGCATGGTGAGTTTCTGGGGAATGACAGCCAATATATAGCCGGTGCTAAGTCTAAAGATGGTGGCTCATGGTGTGGACCTTTCAAGACATGGCAGACCATATATAACTATGATATAACGTATGGGTTGAGCAAGGAGGAGGCCAAACTTGTGTTAGGTGGGGAGGTGGCACTGTGGTCCGAGCAAGCAGATCGTACGGTTTTAGATGCAAGGATTTGGCCTAGAGCTTCAGCAATGGCAGAGACACTCTGGTCTGGTAACCGGGATGAGATGGGTATGAGGAGTTATGCAGGGGCAACAGATAGGTTGAACGAGTGGAGGTATAGAATGGTGCAAAGAGGTGTCAAAGCTGAACCGCTTCAGCCACTTTGGTGCGTTAGGAACCCAGGAATGTGCAACACAGTTCAAGGCTTCTAG